In the genome of Stomoxys calcitrans chromosome 4, idStoCalc2.1, whole genome shotgun sequence, the window catatttgctcgccgaagtccattaaaattggttcagaattggatataggtcccacattgtacttttggggtaggggtagggtattatacagtcggcaccgcccgacttttgcccctcggtttttatgtttttatgacATGTTTTTGGTTTGACGAAACAACAAATTATGAAATTTATGGCTGATTCATTAACAggtaaaatttatgattttgaaTAGATTATCCAGATCGCATACACAATTATTAGAATAACCTTCCTGGTGACTGCAGCAGTACACACAACAATATGCTTTCAACAAACTAACATACATCGATATACTTTGCACCCATACGATTTTGATAAAGGCCAGTAAAGAAATGTTTTGCTGCTGATAAAGCAACTTAATTCGATTAACTTTTGAATAATGCGCTTTTCACTCTGGATCACAGTGTCGCTGGTTCTTTCATGTGTCCACTTATTTGTATCTTGTTTTAATCTTGAGTCTTAATTTAAATCTGCCAGTCATGGTAAATTTCCGTTGTTGAATGTCTAATAGTCCAATCCAAATTGAAGCCAAACCGGTACTATTATattatttaagtttttgttgttgttgggtttGTTATGGTTTTTGTATTGGTCAACTTCAATCGCGTAAAACAATTGCCAGTGTTTACTCTTCAACTTACCTATTTTATTGGGCAATTTATCGTTTTCTTCAAACCAAGTTTGTAAAGAGTCAATGATTTTCTCTTGCTCCAAATCGCCCTTTACTTCCATGATTTTTGTTGAGGGTTCAACTATGTTAtcactttaaaaaatttcaaattattaatcgattttattttgattttaaaattcgcgttgtttttttgtttgtttttttttagtttctttttataaacattgatttctaatttttatctcctgaaattttgtacgaccgcTAATTTGCTTCCATTCGGTTTGATGTCTCGATCGCAACTAAAGTTTGATGTTGCCGTTGGCTGATAAGCAGCGGCCGGTTGGTTGGATTGGTTTGATTTACTGCTGTGGGAGAGACCGTCCCATTGTACATCTGTTGGTGCCCCCAGATAACCGGTTTGCATTTTGTGACGTAGTAATTAACATTAAACACTACAGCACGTTTCTCCAGCTTGTTGTCGTCCATGGTTATAAAGCATAAAAAAGCTGCAATAGGCCAGGGACATATCTTAAATTTAAGTACTGGCCcattaaaatgttgtattttaaCGGCAAAAATGCTTATAAATCTTACAAGAAGTTTAAAATAGATTATAATAGAGAGATTATAATAGAGTAGATTGGCTAAAATTGAACTATTTAtgtctatgaaaaaattaaatagaaaattaGTAACAAAATTCAAATGAAGATTGAATACAAGGGTGGGTCAATTTATAGAGGCCAAAAAATGCAAACCGAGCAGTTGTCAAAATCATAATCTGCAACTAAGAACTAACTAAGAAGTTTTGCTTCAGGAAACCTTCAgtcttaacccattaacgacgaatgggtagaaaaatggCGTAGTGTCAAAATATTTTCGACAAAACGACAAATGTCATATCACCCAAAAGATGTCATAAAgcccaaaaactatttttttgaaTGACTGAAAGCCCAAATTAATGCCACAAAATTcactattttaaaatttacattggcctctaaatccggatttatggccttttcgagatttaagtgctaaagccccgtttacactgctctttaaatccggatttaaaggctcgatcatctgttttccttttataaaatcagctgaggagagccttaaatccgaatttaaagATTGGTATAAATGGGGTTTAAATCCTGTGCGTTTTTGCAGgttttatcataaaaaaataagtcCCAGttttgcaggatttatttttattcccaccaccgaaggatggggtatattcgttttatcattccgtttattagacatcgaattatccatttccgaccctgtgaagtatatattttcttgatcagcgtaaagatcttagacgatccagccatgtccgtccgtctgcctgttgaaatcacgctacagtctttaaaaatagagatattgagctgattctttttttgtccataagcagattagtttgaagatgggttataacggactatatctttatatagcccccatatagaccgatcctccgatttagggtcttagacccataaaacccacatttattatccgattttgctgaaatttgggacagtgagtagtgttaggcccttcgacatcatttttcaagttggcccagatcggtccagatttggatatagctgccatatagatcgatctctcgacttaaggtcttgcgcccataaaaggcgcatttactatccgattttgccaaaatttaggacagtgagttgtgttaggaccttcgacatccttctttaatttggcccagatcggtccagatttggatatatctgccatatagatcgatctttcgatttaaggctttgggcccataaaaggcacatttattgtccgatgtctctgaaatttgggagagtgaccTAAGTTAAGACACTCgccgtacttctgcaatatggcacatatcggtccagatttggatatagcttccaaataaaccgatctctcgattttaggtttagaggccataaaagactcatttattgtcatgtcgccgaaatttgggacagtgagttgtgttaggcagcGCTTGACAAGCGGATCAAGCCTATTCCTCATTTTTGTCAATAGCCTACATCAAGATATATAGGGGGAGGGTTAGTTTTGCTCTTCCAAAAAACAGCCAACACGTTGTTCCCATAGTGACCTTCGGTTAGATTTCGTAGCTAAGAGACTACTACCAGAGTCTAAATAATCCCTAACGTCGCGTCCCCAAATGAATCGAAAAGTATTACGTCCATTGTCAGTGTCTGCCCAACGTGTACTCCGCTTATTATATCGATACTTAGTATCTTATTCGCTAGATCCGGACCAGGAAGCCAATCCCTTTGCACAACTGAAAGAGATTTCACTTCGCATCCATCAGTAGGTGGATTTTAGAATTGCTGTCCACCAGACCTCAACACTATATATAGGGCattgtaggtctgacaactgcagtaaacATCAAATGCATGACATGCCGTTTAAGCCCCTTTCTTTACCAGTCACCTTATTTCAGGtgttagggcaagagttgccattGTGGCTCTGTATATTTTCGTTTTGAAATGAAACATCGAGGTATTTTTGGTCTTTCAGTAAATAAAATCTATCGTCCTTAGAAAGGTGTCACCATGGATGCtttgtatcttctgctgaaacGAACCGATCCTGCTTTAGACCCATTTTTGTCAAGACACCTTCCTGTGGTACGTACAGCTTCTTGAATTATAACTCTGATTACggagaaatttttccaaaatcgcTACagtcacgtcatcagcatacgtgaccTCTTTTGTACAACTTTCTTacagaaaatataataaagGGCGGTTCTTTTTAGCATATTTTTCTTAAtctaataaaacacaaaaatttgcatcatatatacaaaatttttattggaatcgACAAATACTTCATAACTTCATATAAATAGCTCTACTCAAAAAACAACTAATTCGAAATACTGTTATCTATGTTgccaatttaataaaaaaatatgtacagGACTCTTAAATTAAATAACACTGCTAAAGTAGATGATCACTGAATTTTCCAGTACTTTGGGTCCATTAGATAGTCTCTGAAATGAttagaaaatttaaacaaagatGTATTAAGAAAGCGACTCTTTAATATATATCGTAGTTTGTAACAGTCACCTTTTCTGCACTaaagttttatgaaattcatcacaCAGATCTTCGACTTTGCCAGCGTAGCCCCCACATTCTTCGGGAAGAATTTCACGGGGAACATGTTCGTAAAGACTTTCCACACCATTGACATGAAAGTGCATCTGAAAAAGAAAGTAACGGATGTAACTGTCGAAGCCAATATCACCTTCCCACAAGATTCAAACGCCAATTCATCGATATCAGCTGTTTTCTTCTATTCTTCTTATGATATATACAGTGAGGGTTAAAATGAAGTATGCAAAAACATTTGTCTTAAACAagtttttatttaaacctcTAATTTTGCTGTTtaaacaaaatacgaaaaattttcttttcggaACAATGATCTGTTTGGCGATGAAAGTAAATTTTAGGTGCTTGGCCAGAACAAAAACCTGTAAAATTATGGCTTTTTGACACTCACTGTATATTTTCTTATTGCTTACCATCTCATATACTTCCTTGCTGATGAACGGTTTGACCACagccaatattttatttaagtacGAAGGGCAGTTTATCAAATGCAGGCCTTTGATTCGAACCGAATAGGCCTGATCTAGGAACTTAAGAAATGTACGCAATGTTTTCAAGGAAATGCCAGTGACATGTTGCATTTTATAACCATCCATGTCCATGACCAGAACATCTCCCTCTGCCACTACAGGAACATTATTCACTACAGCATCTGGTAGGCAAAAGCGGCAATCATTGATCATAAGCAAGGTTTTGGCATCTTGGGAAAAGTGCatctaaaaaacataaaaaaagcaATTACATTCAAATAAGGATTTTATATATTAAAGAACGAACCAATTTTGGATCTGTATTCTTGAAGCGTATAAAAGTTACTCGATAGTTTTTGGGTGTCAAGCCAGGCAGTGGTACCATGTATCTATGTATAGAGTAAGAGATAGATTGATagcattatttttcttttttttgatatctgtatAATTTGTTTAAAGATACTTACGTAAATTCATATGTATTGCGAGTATCTTCATCTGTGGGATCACGTTCTATAAACAATTCTGGATTTTTGTTGCGCATTGTATAATTGatttccaataatttttttgtttcctcAACATCTTTGTACATGCAGTAGTAAAAACGGGTTAGGACAATGCGATCTGTAAAGTGTATGAATAATAGGGGATAATTATTTAGAGTAGAAATTGAAGTTGAATTGAATTCAAGAAAAATTAAAGGTCGAagaccaattaaaaaaaaaaatataatggaTCTCtgtaatctttttataccctccaccatatgatgggcggtatacttatttcgtcattccgtttgaaacatctcgaaata includes:
- the LOC106091354 gene encoding alpha-tocopherol transfer protein, which gives rise to MEIGGDRSHEEIIDHLQNWFEDNKKLPNKIDRIVLTRFYYCMYKDVEETKKLLEINYTMRNKNPELFIERDPTDEDTRNTYEFTYMVPLPGLTPKNYRVTFIRFKNTDPKLMHFSQDAKTLLMINDCRFCLPDAVVNNVPVVAEGDVLVMDMDGYKMQHVTGISLKTLRTFLKFLDQAYSVRIKGLHLINCPSYLNKILAVVKPFISKEVYEMMHFHVNGVESLYEHVPREILPEECGGYAGKVEDLCDEFHKTLVQKRDYLMDPKYWKIQ